The Xyrauchen texanus isolate HMW12.3.18 chromosome 25, RBS_HiC_50CHRs, whole genome shotgun sequence genome includes the window CAAGATTAGCTGCCAATAGAGCTGAACAATTAATCTTTCAAAGACCCCTGCAGACCTCTACTACTTAGGCAAATCTTTCCATGTGTATGTAGATTACTTAATTGGCTGAAATTCTTCCCACATAAAGAGCATTGGTATGGATTCTCTCATAACTATTTTGGTTTTGTGGCTGAGTGAAAGTCTTTTCAAAGTGTGAGACAAACTTGGTTTacttccccttgtcccctccctcatcccgGTAGACAGGGATTACCTGCCAGCAGATGGGCGGAGTCATGTATTTTCAGGGTTTGTGGAGCGGTGAtcgcgtagtgggctaaagcacagaaatagTAAGCAGAAAGTTGATGGcttgattcccacagccaccaccactgtgtgcactgtaagtcactttggataaaagcttctgccaagtACATCAATGTTTTtccagtgtgagcacttgtaaggtttctctccattgtgaattctctcgtgtattttcaggtgttgtgatcgagtgaaactctttccacagtgtgagcacttgtgagatttttctccagtgtgaattctctcatgtgttttcaggtgttgtgactgagtgaaactcttttcacagtgtgagcacttgtgaggtttttctccagtgtgaattctctcatgtattttcaggTCGTGTAATCGAGtcaaactctttccacaatgtgagcacttgtaaggtttttctccattgtgaattctctcatgtgttttcaggtgcgGTGACtgagagaaactctttccacagtgtgagcacttgtaaggtttttctccagtgtgaattctctcatgtattttcaggtgttgtgactgagagaaactctttccacagtgtgagcacttgtaaggcttctcatttgtgtgagttttcaggtgttttcttaagtttgtatccacaacaaatgttttaccacactgatcacattcaaatggcctttccCCAGAGTGACAGTGGAGATGATCTTTAAAATGGCCTACAGATgttaaactttttccacactgatggcatgtgtaaggtctctctcctgtgtgaactctcatgtgtgttTTAAGATtaaatttatatgtaaaatgttttccaCACCAAGAGCAGGTGAAAGTATTTTTGGCAGCTCTTTGAGACTTTTTTGATGGGCAGTTCTTTTTAGTCTTTGAACAACTCAAATAATTTTCTCcagttttgaaaatatgaacTTTCTGAAATTTCTCATCCAATTCATTCAGCTCTTGAATATCCTCGTTCACCTTCATCAGGTCTAAAACACAATAAGAGGgacaaatattaaaaaagaaattaaattgaaCCCTAATGTAAtagtaaaaagtacatttttataatatttttgatatattacaccaatttaatttaatacagtaacTGCATTTCATGATTATGGTTTAGATtgaattagcctcagtcacagaaagacaacatgaacttgaacacaaatgaatgattcttatgagccagCTCTGTTGAAACTACAGCGCAAAACACACAGTGCTTCCAGTatagtctgatgaataaattatttttctcagtgcacgcttgttttgagttgatccacggtgaGTACAGACTCCACAACTTCAAAGGTGGAAGTTGACACAACTtgaatgaaattatttttattgctaccaaaatgtcataaaaatgttttatttcatgaatcaaactacatgtttattataaaacaaaaatgttgtatcTTTTTAGAAATGAAGACGTCTTCTCTGCGTACACAATAGATGTAGTACGTTGCTCTGAGCCACtaatccagagtcagcttttctcagcCTATTCTCCTACTTACGGGGAGCTGTCTCACAGAGCAGGTCGGCTGCATAAATCAATGAactgagcgagtatttcaccctgtgtatcatgttgtGGACAGTgaaagactagtcttataatccctccgCCTAAATGCGTTTACTGATTTTTTGCACATTTGTACTCCTGATTTCTTGCAACACAGGaacagtagaggtgtacaaaagcaacgcgttatttatttatttatttttttaatgcaactcagatattatggtctaaaataaaaaatattgcgtTACTTGAAAAAGTATATCAGATTACCTGACACTTGTTACTTTTAGCGCATTATCTCCTACACTGGCTGTAAAAACCAAAACTTGTCAAGACTCGAAACCTTTGATTTCTTGAAATGTGCCGATGGACTAGcgccttgagtggcccagctagaGCACAGACCTGAACCCGAttgatctctggagagatctgaaaatggctgtgcaccgacgctcccatccaacctgatggagcttgaaaggtcctgcaaagaagaatgggagaaactgcccaaaaataggtgtgccaagcttgtagcatcatacacaaaaagacttgaggctgtaattgctgccaaagatgcttcaacaaagtattgagcaaaggctgtgaatacttatgtacatgggatattttaagtttttttattattaatacatttgcaaagatttcaaacaaacttctttcacgttgtcattatggggtattgcttatagtattttgaggaaaattatgaatttaatccattttggaataaggctgtaacataacaaaatgtagaaaaagtgaagcgctgtgaatactttccggatgcactgtaaacaaatatagtgaaaaggacttaaatatttatatttataagttTCTCACCCAAATTATTGAATTGCTTTATAAGAGATTAaatgaaccactggagtcatatggattacttttacaatgattgtctgtgctttttttttctttttggcacttttccactgcacgttacggtttgactctaCGCTCTCTCAGTTTACTTTTCttaagcttgcttttccactgcagttaagtgaagctttcaagcagaatatagagttaatgtgccatcctccatcatggactccaacaACGCCATGACTGAGTCCAAGGTACTcttcctcccattgctcgctagATAGCGTCAatgtggtcgaaccacttccacttttccttgatggttctgtagtcacaattaagattttttttttttttttttttacttgtccctAACTGTTGGTAAGTCCGGTGGTAGcagtgtgtggccaacagctgaaacacttcctgaaagactttttccatTTTCCGTCATTTCGTTTGTCGCTAATGAGAGGAatatctgcaccttgtttattgaacacaacgtggttttgcgcacagccatttctttttacaatttgaaagtcgagtgaacaaatgatactgctatcgctgtagtaaactttaaaactagcgggttgatgtcccgagtagcaaatccagtgacacttgtagtgacgattctctctgaccaatcagtgatctgaagggttttgacgtcacatgtagtgtcggctcggctcgcttggaacctcgaccgaggtggtactaaaaaaagaatcaggtaccaggtactatccacagtggacaaccccccaaaaagcgagtcgagttgtactgggcagtggaaaagccccataagtttgGTGTATCTAGGAATTTTTGCTGAAAAAACACTTAAGGCagaaaaaagaataagaaaaaatcAGTACAAAAACATTATGATTAGAGCACCTTTGGTGTTTGGCCCCCCAATTAAAAGACATggtgcattttctttttcttatgtTTCTGCACTTTTTAATTATGCTGTACTAAACTGATTAATGACTGATGTATTCCATCCTGAAATCAGAGACTTTCCCTTTGAAATCTGAATGCAACTAGATCCACTTGTGAACGGATCACACAATATAATAAGAAACATAccaaaaggaataaaatcatcatcatcatcgctcTGTTGTttctctgctgtggtttctctcatcttcatcaggttcctgcagtccagcagcttcactgaacacatcttcatcttcaatggtatctgcagcatctgctgttctccagcattacagagagaagtcagagactctgtggaggtttgatcatcatcatcttctcctTCTctttgttgttcctctgctgtgttttcttcatttatctcctccagcttcacttcattCTTCACAGGTATCTGCTGTTCCTCAACTTT containing:
- the LOC127618612 gene encoding zinc finger protein 239-like produces the protein MKVNEDIQELNELDEKFQKVHIFKTGENYLSCSKTKKNCPSKKSQRAAKNTFTCSWCGKHFTYKFNLKTHMRVHTGERPYTCHQCGKSLTSVGHFKDHLHCHSGERPFECDQCGKTFVVDTNLRKHLKTHTNEKPYKCSHCGKSFSQSQHLKIHERIHTGEKPYKCSHCGKSFSQSPHLKTHERIHNGEKPYKCSHCGKSLTRLHDLKIHERIHTGEKPHKCSHCEKSFTQSQHLKTHERIHTGEKSHKCSHCGKSFTRSQHLKIHERIHNGEKPYKCSHWKNIDVLGRSFYPK